A genome region from Ignavibacteriota bacterium includes the following:
- a CDS encoding FadR family transcriptional regulator — protein sequence MSMPFTRIERPATLSQEIVDTIEGSILSHGIGAGQKLPTEQELCKAFSVSRTVVREALRMLSAKGLVSIRKRTGIFVNALSSRDATAGVGMYLTLNFDKDYILYVFNVRQAVEPTVCRWAAANRTPANIWAMEKHLLMMEDLEPGDRVTEYRLDQEFHQMIADATRNPVVPLMMQPVYALIPRIRGLVHAHAPEARGKEVEEYRRILQAIRLRDEDAAYHEMQFHISNAAQQANAVVDALDAEAATKVSGATDTRSTQ from the coding sequence ATGTCGATGCCCTTCACACGAATTGAGCGCCCCGCGACCTTGAGCCAGGAGATCGTGGATACGATCGAAGGTTCGATCCTGTCGCATGGTATCGGTGCCGGCCAGAAGCTCCCGACGGAACAGGAGCTGTGCAAAGCCTTCTCTGTCAGCCGGACGGTGGTCCGCGAGGCCCTGCGGATGCTGAGCGCAAAAGGGCTGGTGAGCATCCGCAAGCGGACAGGGATCTTTGTCAACGCATTGTCTTCGCGCGATGCGACGGCGGGTGTCGGCATGTATCTCACCCTGAACTTCGACAAGGACTATATTCTCTACGTATTCAATGTGCGGCAGGCGGTCGAACCGACGGTCTGCCGCTGGGCCGCGGCCAACCGGACGCCGGCGAACATCTGGGCGATGGAGAAGCACCTGCTTATGATGGAGGATCTCGAGCCCGGGGACCGGGTCACCGAGTACCGCCTGGACCAGGAGTTCCACCAGATGATCGCGGATGCCACCCGGAACCCCGTCGTCCCGCTGATGATGCAGCCGGTGTACGCCCTTATCCCGCGCATCCGTGGCCTCGTGCATGCGCACGCGCCCGAAGCCAGGGGGAAAGAGGTCGAGGAATACCGCAGGATCCTGCAGGCGATCCGCCTGCGGGATGAGGACGCTGCCTATCACGAGATGCAATTCCATATCAGCAATGCTGCCCAGCAAGCGAATGCCGTGGTGGATGCGCTGGACGCCGAGGCAGCCACGAAGGTGTCCGGAGCCACGGACACACGCAGCACGCAGTAG